CCCATCCAGCCAAATGTTCTGCTGAGCAGATATGCACTTTTATgaatacatacacatacattATGCCACAGCTTACTTCCCGAGGACCTGACATAAAAATGTTAACCTTCTGCTCCACAATGAGGCTGACTCATTTTGCTGTCCCCTGACATTTACCCTGCACTATTAAGAGCCATGAACAATTTATCTGCTTCCAATAACTGGCTGATGAAAAGTGCTGCTGACTTTCCATTTTACTTCAGAATAACTATATCTTATGGATGCTATTCTATATATTGAATGTATACAGATGTAACAGACTCCAAAGGAATGAGAAATTCCACTTTTTGAAACAATACTTTGGGTTAAACACAGTTGTACTGGGATCTCTGATAAAAATCTCCTCCTAGCAGGAATACTACAACCTTGCAGCTTTACAGCAGTGCAAATATCTAACTCAAGTTTTCTGCTTTGCCATATTACTTAATACTGCATATTTAAGATGATTAAGCAATGGTCATCTCCAGAATACACACAAAAAGGGTTTGCATGGGCAGAAAATAGATACACATCTATTAAAATCATGTTCACCTGTAACCATACATTAGCATCACCTTCAGGTCTTTGCACCCCACAGAATAAccacagaaataagaaaaacacTGTAATGTATATTTCACCTCTTTGTAAAAAGAGCTATTTAAGTAGCTCTCTGCCTagggaaaacattttcctgatTCTACAtgtctgtgttttcttccttggACCTGACTAGATGTTTAATACTGCATTTTTCTAACTCTTACTcctgtttaaaaggaaaagttgTGATACAAAATTGTAactcagctccaggctgctACTTCACAACATGTTCTTACAGATGATTATGTCCTTACAGATGAGTATGTTCAGGCTCTCCCCTCAGGAATGACAGCAATTTCCTCCTGTCCAATTCTGTTTGCTTGTATTTTGAAGTGTGTTCTGACCAGTGTTTTCAGACTtcattttgaatatatttttctgttctagGTATTTGGCCATTGTTCACCCACTGAAACCACGCATGAATTATCAAACAGCAACCGTCCTCATTGCCTTGGTCTGGGTCATCTCCATACTTCTAGCAATTCCATCTGCATACTATGCTACTGAAACTGTGTTGTTTATAGttaaaaaccagaagaaatttttctgtgGCCAAATTTGGCCAGTTGACCAGCAGATGTACTATAAATCATACTTTCTCTTCATCTTTGGCATTGAATTTGTAGCACCTGTGATTACAATGACCTTGTGTTATGCCAGGATCTCTCAGGAGCTTTGGTTTAAAACTGTCCCAGGATTTCAgacaaaacaaatcagaaagAGGCTTCAGTGCAGAAGGAAAACTGTTATGGTACTAATGTGCATTCTGACTGCCTATGTTCTCTGCTGGGCACCTTTCTATGGTTTCACAATTGTCCGGGACTTCTTCCCCACCCTTTTGGTGAAAGAGAAGCATTATCTCACTGCCTTTTACATAGTCAGGTGCATCGCCATGAGTAACAGCATGATAAACACCATGTGTTTCGTAACCGTGAAAAACAACACTATGAAGTACTTCAAGAAGATCATGCTACTCAGATGGAGGTCAACGTATAAGGGAAGCAAATCTAGCATAGATTTGGACCTGAGAACAAGTGCAATCACAGAGGAAGTAGACTGCataaaattacaataatttttctGAGGTTCTAATCTCAGCTTTTTTGGAGAGggggaaagaggaaataatACCTTGTCAGAAGCTTCTTCCTTGTCTGTGGGAATACCCTCTCACTGGTGAGAGCCCTCAAAAAAGCAGCCTGCTTTGCATTCCCACCAGAATTCTTCTCACTGTACTGCTGGATAATCC
Above is a genomic segment from Zonotrichia leucophrys gambelii isolate GWCS_2022_RI chromosome 3, RI_Zleu_2.0, whole genome shotgun sequence containing:
- the PROKR1 gene encoding prokineticin receptor 1, translating into MAMEQTERNLNATAHLNFASIYNIHNGDFTSLRNFSFPFNFTYSDYDLPLDSEDDMTKTRTFFTAKIVIGVALVGIMLVCGIGNFIFIAALARYKKLRNLTNLLIANLAISDFIVAIVCCPFEMDYYVVQQLSWEHGHVLCASVNYLRTASLFVSTNALLAIAVDRYLAIVHPLKPRMNYQTATVLIALVWVISILLAIPSAYYATETVLFIVKNQKKFFCGQIWPVDQQMYYKSYFLFIFGIEFVAPVITMTLCYARISQELWFKTVPGFQTKQIRKRLQCRRKTVMVLMCILTAYVLCWAPFYGFTIVRDFFPTLLVKEKHYLTAFYIVRCIAMSNSMINTMCFVTVKNNTMKYFKKIMLLRWRSTYKGSKSSIDLDLRTSAITEEVDCIKLQ